Proteins co-encoded in one Trueperella abortisuis genomic window:
- a CDS encoding class I SAM-dependent RNA methyltransferase, with protein MILDITDIGHGGVGIARHEGRVVFVRGAIPGERVKAELTSSRSRYATAVVREVVQASPERVTHPWPEGAAGVTGAADFGHITLAGQRSLKERALLGNLRRIGGQELLETALGLGLSVAAVDDTDGWGSRTRFDVVKLERGVGMYREGTKELVPITSMPLALPELERLIFDPAWDREIAPGTRVHVVGPASGEDVVVADRVYTAPGRKGESHIWERATTERDVFDYRVSASGFWQVHARAPHTLLRAVMKAAGVQPGESVLELFSGAGLFTVPLAKAVGPTGRLRAIEGSQRAVADAKANLAGMPWASVRMARIDERTVREVSADVVVADPPRAGLGRKTAGALAKSPARIVLVSCDPAAMARDVAELVAGGRTVESMAAFDIFPHTHHVETVVSIQGQPAKA; from the coding sequence ATGATCCTCGACATCACCGACATTGGCCACGGCGGCGTCGGGATCGCCCGACACGAGGGCCGGGTGGTCTTTGTGCGTGGGGCAATTCCCGGTGAGCGGGTGAAGGCCGAGCTGACCTCCAGCCGCTCACGCTACGCCACGGCCGTGGTGCGCGAGGTCGTTCAGGCCAGTCCCGAGCGAGTAACCCACCCGTGGCCCGAGGGCGCCGCCGGGGTCACAGGCGCCGCCGACTTCGGCCATATCACCCTCGCCGGCCAGCGCTCGCTCAAGGAGCGTGCGCTCCTGGGTAACCTCCGCCGCATCGGAGGCCAGGAGCTCCTCGAGACGGCACTCGGTCTGGGCCTGTCGGTTGCCGCCGTCGACGACACGGACGGTTGGGGCTCGCGCACCCGCTTCGACGTCGTAAAGCTTGAGCGGGGAGTGGGGATGTACCGCGAGGGCACGAAAGAGCTCGTGCCGATTACCTCCATGCCGTTGGCGCTACCGGAGCTCGAGCGGCTCATTTTTGACCCGGCCTGGGATCGGGAAATCGCCCCCGGCACGCGTGTGCACGTGGTGGGCCCGGCGTCGGGGGAGGACGTCGTGGTAGCCGACCGCGTCTACACTGCACCCGGGCGCAAAGGGGAAAGCCACATCTGGGAGCGCGCCACCACGGAGAGGGACGTCTTCGACTATCGGGTCTCGGCGTCCGGGTTCTGGCAGGTCCACGCGCGCGCCCCGCACACGCTGCTACGCGCCGTCATGAAGGCGGCCGGTGTCCAACCCGGCGAGTCTGTCCTCGAGCTGTTCTCGGGCGCGGGGCTCTTCACCGTGCCGCTGGCTAAGGCCGTGGGGCCCACGGGTCGCCTGCGGGCGATCGAGGGCTCGCAGCGCGCCGTCGCCGACGCGAAGGCCAACCTTGCGGGCATGCCGTGGGCGAGCGTGCGGATGGCAAGGATCGACGAGCGGACCGTGCGCGAGGTGAGCGCCGACGTCGTCGTGGCCGATCCCCCGAGAGCCGGGCTGGGCAGGAAGACTGCTGGCGCACTGGCCAAAAGCCCCGCGCGGATCGTGCTCGTCTCCTGCGACCCGGCCGCGATGGCCCGCGACGTGGCAGAGCTGGTGGCGGGTGGAAGGACAGTGGAATCCATGGCGGCCTTCGACATCTTCCCGCACACGCACCACGTGGAGACGGTGGTCTCGATTCAAGGACAGCCCGCAAAGGCTTGA
- a CDS encoding LacI family DNA-binding transcriptional regulator, which yields MGKRKDVTIYDIARAAGVAPSTVSRAFNSPSRVSAKTLANIHAVARNLGFHTEGSTYWDDDGPTALGIVVRNTGNLVYSDIITGFQTGAAREGYSVIVVASDSNTRQEERAIDTIVPHVAGIAFPATRLSQRAIARYERTLPIVLVNRVSPGHNCVVADIAGGMTATFEHLTSLGHRELLYLSGSDESWVNAMRWRMIREIAPHYGLSVYQLKARGSGVDSGAAVAGEWINRPVSAVIAFNDFVAIGFMQALQRAGYRVPGDVSVIGIDNSAICRLTLPALTSLSSGGALIGEKAAELLIWQARNRSNTKRGLHKVPAELTVRESTGLNEPTNSRTAYA from the coding sequence ATGGGCAAACGGAAAGACGTCACAATCTACGACATCGCACGGGCCGCCGGGGTCGCGCCGTCGACGGTCTCTCGCGCCTTCAACTCCCCCTCGCGCGTGAGCGCAAAGACGCTGGCGAACATTCATGCCGTCGCCCGCAACCTCGGATTTCACACCGAGGGCTCCACATACTGGGACGACGACGGCCCCACGGCTCTCGGCATTGTCGTGCGAAACACCGGCAACCTGGTCTATTCAGATATCATTACAGGCTTCCAGACGGGTGCGGCACGCGAGGGATACTCGGTCATCGTCGTCGCATCGGACTCCAACACGCGCCAGGAGGAGAGGGCGATCGACACCATCGTTCCCCACGTCGCGGGCATTGCCTTTCCTGCCACCCGGCTCTCACAGCGCGCAATTGCCCGATATGAGCGCACCTTGCCCATCGTCCTCGTCAACCGGGTTTCTCCCGGACACAACTGTGTGGTGGCGGATATCGCGGGTGGCATGACGGCGACGTTCGAGCACCTGACCTCCCTCGGGCACCGTGAGCTCCTGTACCTGTCCGGCTCCGATGAATCCTGGGTCAACGCGATGCGTTGGCGGATGATCCGTGAGATTGCGCCCCACTATGGCCTGAGCGTCTATCAGCTCAAAGCACGTGGCTCCGGCGTCGACAGCGGGGCGGCGGTGGCAGGGGAGTGGATCAACCGTCCCGTCAGCGCCGTCATCGCGTTCAATGACTTCGTGGCGATCGGATTCATGCAGGCGCTTCAGCGCGCCGGCTACCGCGTCCCCGGAGACGTCTCCGTCATCGGCATCGACAACTCGGCCATCTGCCGCCTCACCCTACCGGCCCTTACGTCGCTGTCCTCGGGCGGAGCGCTCATCGGTGAGAAGGCAGCCGAGCTGCTGATCTGGCAGGCAAGGAACCGCTCAAATACGAAGCGCGGCCTGCACAAGGTTCCCGCAGAACTGACTGTGCGGGAGTCCACCGGCCTTAACGAACCGACGAACTCCCGCACCGCCTATGCTTGA
- the uidA gene encoding beta-glucuronidase — translation MLRVQESPSRQVKILNGTWDFFVDTDNSGFERELYAAKLPTSVKMAVPASYNDVFIDNEVHDHVGYVWYQRSAYAPQYGADRLFIHFGSVTHAATVWINGVEVAHHVGGYLPFEADITELVKPGEQFTVTVCADNRLSWQTIPPGYISQNSEGKDVQFYFHDFYNYAGIHRTVSLYTRPVDAVTDVTITTDIDGTTGVVNYDVTAGADVAVKVLDPNGTEVASAEGATGTVRIDDADFWAPGHGALYTLEIHAGSDVYPQRFGIRTVAIEDGVFKINGKPFYFRGYGRHEDNMIRGKQHDDVSMINDFDIMRWQGANSFRTSHYPYAEEVMDYADEQGWVVIDETPAVGLNMGLGGGIFGSQGFTTFSEETVNKATQEVHAREIRDLIARDKNHPCVVIWSIANEPETNTPASRTYFEPLAQVAREADPTRPVGYVNVMLSTPDVEQITDLFDVIMLNRYYGWYVNTGDLADAEAALRSELDQWIADYPGKPIIFTEFGPDTLNGNKDFFRRPWSEEFQKDNIAMFMRVFDDYPEVQGEQMWNFADFQTTPGIMRVGGNKKGMFTRDRQSKLNAYAVRDRWLRLKEEQGW, via the coding sequence ATGTTACGAGTTCAAGAATCCCCCTCACGTCAGGTCAAGATCCTCAATGGGACGTGGGACTTCTTCGTCGATACTGATAATTCGGGCTTTGAGCGAGAGCTCTACGCAGCAAAGTTGCCCACCTCGGTCAAGATGGCCGTTCCCGCCAGCTACAACGACGTCTTCATCGACAACGAGGTCCATGACCACGTCGGTTATGTCTGGTACCAGCGCAGCGCCTACGCCCCGCAGTATGGCGCCGACCGCCTCTTCATTCACTTCGGCTCGGTGACCCATGCGGCAACCGTGTGGATCAACGGCGTCGAGGTGGCCCACCACGTTGGCGGATACCTCCCCTTCGAGGCCGACATCACCGAGCTCGTCAAGCCTGGCGAGCAGTTCACGGTCACCGTCTGCGCCGACAACCGCCTGAGCTGGCAGACCATTCCCCCGGGGTACATCAGCCAGAATTCCGAGGGTAAGGACGTCCAGTTCTACTTCCACGACTTCTACAACTACGCCGGCATCCATCGCACGGTCTCCCTCTACACCCGCCCGGTCGACGCCGTCACCGACGTCACCATCACCACCGACATCGACGGCACAACCGGCGTCGTGAACTACGACGTGACCGCCGGCGCCGACGTCGCCGTCAAGGTTCTCGACCCGAATGGCACCGAGGTCGCGAGCGCGGAGGGCGCAACGGGCACCGTCCGCATCGACGACGCCGACTTCTGGGCTCCCGGCCATGGCGCGCTATACACGCTCGAGATTCACGCCGGTTCGGACGTCTACCCGCAGCGCTTCGGTATCCGCACCGTCGCCATCGAGGACGGCGTGTTCAAGATCAACGGCAAGCCGTTCTACTTCCGCGGATATGGCCGCCACGAGGACAACATGATCCGAGGCAAGCAGCACGACGACGTGTCGATGATTAACGACTTCGACATCATGCGCTGGCAGGGCGCGAACTCGTTCCGCACCTCCCATTACCCGTACGCGGAGGAGGTCATGGACTACGCCGACGAGCAGGGTTGGGTGGTTATCGACGAGACCCCGGCCGTTGGTTTGAACATGGGCCTTGGCGGCGGCATCTTCGGCTCGCAGGGTTTCACAACTTTCTCCGAAGAAACCGTGAACAAGGCTACCCAAGAGGTTCATGCCCGCGAGATCCGCGACCTCATTGCCCGCGACAAGAACCACCCGTGCGTGGTCATCTGGTCGATCGCTAACGAGCCGGAGACCAACACGCCCGCATCGCGCACCTACTTCGAGCCGCTTGCGCAGGTTGCGCGCGAGGCGGACCCGACCCGCCCGGTCGGCTACGTCAACGTCATGCTCTCGACCCCCGACGTCGAGCAGATCACCGACCTCTTCGACGTCATCATGCTCAACCGTTACTACGGCTGGTATGTCAATACCGGCGACCTCGCCGACGCCGAGGCCGCCCTCCGCTCCGAGCTCGACCAGTGGATCGCCGACTACCCCGGCAAGCCGATCATCTTCACCGAGTTCGGCCCGGACACGCTCAACGGCAACAAGGACTTCTTCCGCCGCCCGTGGTCCGAGGAGTTCCAGAAGGACAACATCGCCATGTTCATGCGGGTCTTCGACGACTACCCGGAGGTCCAGGGCGAGCAGATGTGGAACTTTGCCGACTTCCAGACCACGCCGGGCATCATGCGCGTGGGCGGAAACAAGAAGGGCATGTTCACCCGCGATCGTCAGTCCAAGCTCAACGCGTACGCCGTCCGCGACCGCTGGCTGCGTCTCAAGGAGGAGCAGGGCTGGTAA
- a CDS encoding MFS transporter translates to MTVTTPKRSARPFGFRDKIGYMFGDFGNDFTFLLQAMFFTLFYTNVVGIQAAHVGTLLLVARIVDGFTDVGMGILIDRLPLKPGSDKFRRWIKLIAIPVTVASALMYMSFVADFNSYGMKIVWMCATYFLWGSLCYTAINIPYGSMASVISDNPDDRAQLSVWRSTGGTLAQLIIMSVLPLIVFVTNEAGVSVMSGPRMTYAAIVCSILAVVCYTICYKLSTERITAAESSSNPVSIGTMLKTVLTNRALLGLIAAALLLLVASLFLGQMVSYLFLNWFGNGKIVSAANMAGLIPALSLIILAPLAAKRFGKAEVGATAMFVGGAILIVMWVAKIQNASVWIVGYALAMFCISTFNYLVWAFITDVIDYQEVRTGNRDDATVYSVYSWARKLGQALAGGLTGFALTGIGYDSVIATKGLEQSESVVNSIYTLANLVPGIGCVLVALALMFLYPLKRNAVAKNVEFLRAKRAGTESHSIEN, encoded by the coding sequence ATGACAGTTACAACACCCAAGCGTTCCGCAAGGCCTTTCGGCTTTAGGGACAAGATCGGTTACATGTTCGGTGATTTCGGAAATGACTTCACCTTTCTTTTGCAAGCGATGTTCTTTACGCTCTTCTACACCAACGTTGTTGGCATCCAGGCCGCACACGTGGGAACCCTGCTACTGGTCGCCCGCATCGTAGACGGCTTCACCGACGTCGGCATGGGCATCCTCATCGACCGCCTACCGCTCAAGCCGGGTTCGGACAAGTTCCGCCGCTGGATCAAGCTCATTGCGATCCCGGTGACCGTGGCCTCCGCGCTCATGTACATGTCCTTCGTCGCTGACTTCAACTCCTACGGGATGAAGATCGTGTGGATGTGTGCCACCTACTTCCTGTGGGGCTCCCTGTGCTACACCGCGATCAACATTCCCTACGGCTCGATGGCCTCCGTCATCTCCGATAACCCGGATGATCGCGCCCAGCTTTCGGTGTGGCGCTCCACGGGTGGCACCCTCGCCCAGCTCATCATCATGTCCGTCCTGCCGCTGATCGTCTTCGTGACGAACGAGGCCGGCGTCTCGGTCATGTCGGGTCCGCGCATGACCTACGCCGCCATTGTCTGCTCGATCCTGGCGGTCGTGTGCTACACCATCTGCTACAAGCTTTCCACCGAGCGCATCACCGCCGCCGAGAGCTCCTCCAATCCCGTCAGCATCGGCACCATGCTCAAGACGGTCCTGACCAACCGCGCCCTGCTCGGCCTCATCGCCGCGGCCCTGCTCCTCCTCGTCGCCAGCCTCTTCCTCGGGCAGATGGTCTCTTACCTCTTCCTCAACTGGTTCGGTAACGGCAAGATCGTCTCCGCGGCCAACATGGCGGGCCTGATCCCGGCCCTGTCCCTCATCATCCTCGCCCCGCTTGCCGCCAAGCGCTTCGGCAAGGCCGAAGTCGGAGCCACGGCGATGTTCGTGGGCGGCGCTATCCTCATCGTCATGTGGGTGGCCAAGATCCAGAATGCCAGCGTCTGGATCGTCGGCTACGCCCTGGCCATGTTCTGCATCTCTACCTTTAACTACCTCGTGTGGGCGTTCATCACCGACGTCATCGACTATCAGGAGGTTCGCACCGGCAACCGTGACGACGCGACCGTGTACTCGGTTTACTCCTGGGCCCGCAAGCTCGGCCAGGCACTGGCCGGCGGCCTCACCGGCTTCGCCTTGACCGGAATCGGCTACGACTCCGTGATCGCGACCAAGGGCCTCGAGCAGTCGGAGTCGGTCGTGAACTCGATCTACACCCTGGCCAACCTCGTCCCCGGCATCGGCTGCGTGCTCGTCGCCCTCGCCCTCATGTTCCTCTACCCGCTCAAGCGCAACGCGGTTGCGAAGAATGTTGAGTTCCTCCGCGCCAAGCGCGCCGGCACCGAATCCCACAGCATCGAGAACTAA
- a CDS encoding glycoside hydrolase family 3 protein, producing MVDLTAKPYNLSEEDIEWVNTTIESMSLDEKIGQLFVNMGASRDEEYLTSVLDTYHIGAVRYNPGTAAEVWEQNRILQSNAKIPLLIAANTERGGDGAVTDGTYVGHAVKIASTNDPVYAYELGRISGVEAAAVGCNWSFAPIVDIMRNWRNPIISNRAFSADPDQVLELSREYMRGIMESGIMPAAKHFPGDGIDERDQHLSASVNSYSTEEWDETFGKVYQGLIDDGLPSIMAGHIMLPAYQKHFNPDMTEDDLLPATLSKEILTDLLRGKLGFNGVVVTDASHMVGLTGAMARKDLLPASIAAGADLFLFFNDPDEDMTWMKEGYEAGVITDERLTEALQRILGLKARLGLHKTPREQLFPPKDEALAKIATPENVAVARKVSEAGITLVKNKQDVLPICPEKNKRVLVIAVGGPANPISRAFGAGGAVKHPADVVAEMLRERGYEVTRHESLLDKLAKMSPEEQAEAVKNIYAGKAPISALTDNYDLVLMVSKIDGLMQPTERVAWPATKGTVDIPWYVHEIPTIYVSTATPYALVDVPQVKTYINAYDDRDDTLEVLLDKLEGKSEFVGVSPVDAFCGKIDTRI from the coding sequence ATGGTTGATCTCACCGCAAAGCCCTACAACCTGTCCGAGGAGGACATCGAGTGGGTCAACACGACCATCGAGTCTATGAGCCTCGATGAGAAGATCGGTCAGCTCTTCGTCAACATGGGAGCCTCCCGCGACGAGGAGTACCTGACCTCGGTCCTCGACACCTACCACATCGGCGCGGTGCGCTACAATCCCGGCACCGCCGCCGAGGTGTGGGAGCAGAACCGCATCCTCCAAAGCAACGCTAAGATCCCGCTCCTTATCGCGGCGAACACCGAGCGCGGCGGCGACGGCGCGGTCACCGACGGCACCTACGTTGGCCACGCCGTGAAGATTGCCTCCACCAACGATCCGGTCTACGCCTACGAACTGGGACGAATCTCCGGCGTGGAAGCCGCCGCCGTCGGCTGCAACTGGTCTTTCGCCCCGATCGTGGACATCATGCGCAACTGGCGCAACCCCATCATCTCCAACCGCGCGTTTTCCGCGGACCCCGACCAGGTCCTCGAGCTTTCGCGTGAGTACATGCGCGGAATCATGGAGTCGGGCATCATGCCGGCCGCCAAGCATTTTCCCGGTGACGGCATCGACGAGCGCGACCAGCACCTGTCGGCGTCGGTCAACTCCTACTCGACCGAGGAGTGGGACGAGACCTTCGGCAAGGTCTACCAGGGGCTGATCGACGACGGTCTGCCGTCGATCATGGCCGGCCACATCATGCTTCCCGCCTACCAGAAGCACTTCAACCCGGACATGACCGAGGATGATCTGCTCCCGGCCACCCTGTCCAAGGAGATTCTGACAGACCTGCTTCGCGGGAAGCTGGGCTTCAACGGCGTCGTCGTCACCGACGCCTCGCACATGGTTGGCCTGACCGGCGCGATGGCCCGCAAGGACCTCCTGCCCGCATCCATCGCCGCCGGCGCGGACCTCTTCCTCTTCTTCAACGACCCCGACGAGGACATGACCTGGATGAAGGAGGGATACGAGGCCGGCGTCATCACCGACGAGCGCCTGACCGAGGCCCTTCAGCGCATCCTCGGCCTCAAGGCTCGCCTCGGGCTTCACAAGACGCCGCGCGAGCAGCTCTTCCCTCCCAAGGACGAGGCGCTGGCGAAGATCGCGACCCCCGAAAACGTCGCGGTGGCGCGGAAGGTCTCAGAGGCCGGCATCACGCTGGTGAAGAACAAGCAGGACGTGCTGCCGATCTGCCCGGAGAAGAACAAGCGCGTGCTCGTCATCGCCGTTGGCGGCCCGGCCAATCCCATCTCGCGCGCCTTCGGCGCGGGAGGAGCGGTCAAGCACCCGGCCGACGTCGTCGCCGAGATGCTCCGCGAGCGCGGCTATGAGGTGACCCGCCACGAGTCCCTGCTGGACAAGCTGGCCAAGATGAGCCCCGAGGAGCAGGCGGAGGCCGTCAAGAATATCTACGCGGGCAAGGCCCCGATTTCGGCGCTGACGGACAATTACGACCTCGTCCTCATGGTCTCGAAGATCGACGGCCTCATGCAGCCGACCGAGCGCGTGGCCTGGCCGGCGACCAAGGGCACGGTGGATATCCCGTGGTACGTCCACGAGATCCCCACGATCTACGTCTCAACGGCGACCCCCTACGCGCTGGTGGACGTCCCGCAGGTCAAGACCTACATCAATGCCTACGACGACCGAGACGACACCCTTGAGGTGCTACTCGACAAGCTCGAGGGCAAATCCGAGTTTGTGGGCGTCAGCCCCGTGGACGCCTTCTGCGGAAAGATTGATACGAGGATCTAA
- a CDS encoding HAD family hydrolase, with protein MNQAQPLIDHQPTKDFFVGIDSDGCAIDAMDIKHYECFTPCYIKYFDLQPISTLVRETAIYVNLLSTTRGMNRWVTLDLIFDRLKERPEVIERGVRLPEGSQLKAFLASGLPLSADGIREFADAHPSEEIERCIAWGEGVNQLVEWMVHGCAPFPGVEDAFKVMREKADLMTVSAASARFLEREWAEHGLDRYMTVMAGQEMGTKADHLRLAAKGKYDDERILLIGDAPGDRAAAAEVGVAWYPIIPGKERESWARLRTEAFDRFLAGTYRGDYEDSLKAEYDAVLLSTPPWEVIER; from the coding sequence ATGAATCAAGCTCAACCGCTCATTGACCATCAGCCGACGAAGGATTTCTTCGTCGGGATCGACTCCGATGGTTGTGCGATCGACGCGATGGACATCAAGCACTACGAGTGCTTCACGCCGTGTTACATCAAGTACTTCGACCTGCAGCCCATCTCGACCTTGGTGCGCGAGACGGCGATTTACGTCAATCTCCTCTCCACTACGAGGGGGATGAACCGCTGGGTCACCCTCGACCTCATCTTTGATCGGCTCAAGGAGCGTCCGGAGGTCATCGAGCGCGGGGTGAGGCTGCCGGAGGGCTCGCAGCTGAAGGCCTTCCTCGCTTCGGGTCTGCCGCTGTCCGCGGACGGCATTCGCGAGTTTGCCGATGCCCACCCCTCTGAGGAGATCGAGCGCTGCATCGCGTGGGGCGAGGGCGTGAACCAGCTGGTGGAATGGATGGTGCACGGCTGCGCGCCATTCCCCGGCGTCGAGGATGCCTTCAAGGTGATGAGAGAGAAGGCCGACCTCATGACGGTCTCCGCCGCCTCAGCTCGCTTCCTCGAGCGCGAGTGGGCCGAGCACGGCCTTGACCGGTATATGACGGTCATGGCCGGTCAGGAGATGGGCACGAAGGCGGACCACCTTAGGCTCGCGGCTAAGGGCAAGTACGACGACGAGCGCATCCTCCTCATCGGCGATGCGCCGGGTGACCGGGCCGCTGCCGCCGAGGTGGGCGTGGCCTGGTACCCGATCATCCCCGGCAAGGAGCGTGAGTCATGGGCAAGGTTGCGCACCGAGGCCTTCGACCGCTTCCTCGCGGGCACCTACCGCGGTGACTACGAGGATTCGCTCAAGGCGGAGTACGACGCCGTCCTGCTCTCCACCCCGCCGTGGGAGGTGATCGAGCGCTAG
- the acnA gene encoding aconitate hydratase AcnA: MSIDTFKAKSTLSVGGKDYEIFRLDAVPGTEKLPYSLKVLAENLLRTEDGANVTADQIRSLANWDPSAEPSHEIQFTPARVVMQDFTGVPCVVDLATMREAVTELGGNPDQINPLNPAEMVIDHSVQIDVFGTANALQRNMEIEYERNQERYQFLRWGQSAFQNFKVVPPGTGIVHQVNIEYLARVTMAQTNDGVLQAYPDTCVGTDSHTTMVNGLGVLGWGVGGIEAEAAMLGQPVSMLIPRVVGFKLSGEIPAGATATDVVLTITQMLREHGVVGKFVEFYGEGVSAVPLANRATIGNMSPEFGSTAAIFPIDDVTLAYLRLTGRSEEQIALVEAYAKEQGLWHNPAVEVEYSEYLELDLSTVVPSIAGPKRPQDRIVLSEAKSAFRSVLPSYAKDEIDEEIDSALEATFPASDPVAPGTEDEHPAPVEEPGGRRPHRITPVTLADGTKTQLDHGAVAIASITSCTNTSNPSVMMAAALLARNANSRGLKPKPWVKTSMAPGSQVVTDYYEAAGLWEGLNALGFNLVGYGCATCIGNSGPLPEEVSQAVNDADLAVVSVLSGNRNFEGRINPDVKMNYLASPPLVIAYALAGTMDFDFATEPLGQDQDGNDVYLADIWPDASEVQATIDASVNREMFTSSYADVFAGDERWRSLDTPEGSTFAWDGESTYVRKPPYFEGMTMELTPVGNIEGARVLAKLGDSVTTDHISPAGAIKWDSPAGLYLAEKGVQRRNFNSYGSRRGNHEVMIRGTFANIRLRNQLLDGVEGGYTRNFLSGEQETIFDAAQAYREAGVALVVLAGKEYGSGSSRDWAAKGTALLGVKAVIAESFERIHRSNLIGMGVLPLQFPAGESADSLGLTGTEVFSIEGIDELNEGRTPKTVKVRADKDGETIEFDAVVRIDTPGEADYFRNGGILQYVLRNLARSA; encoded by the coding sequence ATGAGCATTGATACCTTTAAGGCCAAGTCCACGCTCAGCGTGGGCGGCAAGGATTACGAAATCTTCCGGCTCGATGCCGTACCCGGCACCGAGAAGCTGCCTTATTCGCTCAAGGTCCTCGCCGAGAACCTCCTACGCACCGAAGATGGCGCGAACGTGACCGCCGATCAGATCAGGTCGCTGGCCAACTGGGATCCCTCGGCCGAACCCAGCCACGAAATCCAGTTCACCCCCGCGCGCGTGGTGATGCAGGACTTCACCGGAGTACCGTGCGTGGTCGACCTCGCCACGATGCGCGAGGCCGTCACCGAGCTGGGAGGCAACCCCGACCAGATCAACCCGCTCAACCCGGCCGAAATGGTCATCGACCACTCCGTCCAGATCGACGTCTTTGGCACCGCCAACGCTCTCCAGCGCAACATGGAGATCGAGTACGAACGCAACCAGGAACGTTACCAGTTCCTGCGCTGGGGCCAGAGCGCCTTCCAAAACTTCAAGGTGGTCCCGCCGGGCACCGGCATTGTCCACCAGGTCAACATCGAATACCTCGCGCGCGTGACGATGGCCCAGACCAACGACGGCGTGCTACAGGCATACCCGGACACGTGCGTGGGCACCGACTCGCACACCACGATGGTCAACGGCCTGGGCGTGCTCGGCTGGGGCGTGGGCGGCATCGAGGCCGAGGCGGCCATGCTCGGCCAGCCCGTATCCATGCTCATCCCGCGCGTGGTCGGTTTCAAGCTCTCGGGGGAGATCCCCGCGGGTGCCACCGCCACCGACGTCGTCCTCACCATCACCCAGATGCTGCGCGAGCACGGCGTGGTGGGCAAGTTTGTGGAGTTTTACGGCGAGGGCGTAAGCGCCGTGCCGCTGGCTAACCGCGCCACCATCGGCAACATGTCCCCGGAGTTCGGATCCACCGCCGCGATCTTCCCCATCGACGACGTCACGCTCGCCTACCTGCGCCTCACCGGGCGCTCCGAGGAGCAGATCGCCCTGGTGGAGGCCTACGCCAAGGAGCAGGGCTTGTGGCACAACCCGGCGGTCGAGGTGGAGTACTCCGAGTACCTCGAGCTGGACCTGTCCACGGTGGTCCCGTCTATCGCCGGCCCGAAGCGCCCGCAGGACCGCATCGTCCTATCCGAGGCCAAGTCCGCCTTCCGTAGCGTACTTCCTAGCTACGCCAAGGATGAGATCGACGAGGAGATCGACTCCGCGCTCGAGGCGACCTTCCCGGCATCCGACCCGGTTGCCCCCGGAACCGAGGACGAGCACCCGGCACCCGTGGAGGAGCCGGGTGGGCGCCGTCCACACCGCATCACCCCGGTCACGCTCGCCGACGGAACGAAGACACAGCTCGATCACGGTGCCGTGGCGATCGCGTCGATCACGTCGTGCACCAACACCTCCAACCCGTCGGTCATGATGGCGGCCGCGCTGTTGGCACGCAACGCGAACAGCCGGGGTCTCAAGCCCAAGCCCTGGGTGAAGACCTCCATGGCGCCGGGCTCGCAGGTGGTCACCGACTACTACGAGGCGGCCGGGCTGTGGGAGGGCCTGAACGCGCTCGGCTTCAACCTCGTCGGTTACGGCTGCGCCACCTGTATTGGTAACTCCGGCCCGCTGCCGGAGGAGGTGTCTCAGGCCGTCAACGACGCCGACCTCGCCGTCGTCTCGGTGCTCTCGGGCAACCGCAACTTCGAGGGGCGCATCAACCCGGACGTGAAGATGAACTACCTCGCCTCCCCGCCGCTCGTCATCGCATACGCGCTGGCCGGCACGATGGACTTCGATTTTGCCACCGAGCCGCTCGGACAGGATCAGGACGGTAACGACGTCTACTTGGCCGACATCTGGCCCGATGCCAGCGAGGTGCAGGCGACGATCGACGCCTCCGTCAACCGCGAGATGTTCACCTCCTCCTACGCGGACGTCTTCGCGGGCGACGAGCGCTGGCGTTCGCTCGACACCCCCGAGGGCTCGACCTTCGCCTGGGACGGGGAATCGACCTACGTGCGCAAGCCCCCATACTTTGAGGGCATGACGATGGAGTTGACGCCGGTGGGCAACATCGAGGGCGCGCGCGTGCTGGCCAAGCTTGGCGACTCCGTGACCACCGACCATATCTCCCCGGCCGGCGCGATCAAGTGGGATTCGCCCGCGGGCCTGTACCTGGCGGAGAAGGGCGTGCAGCGGCGTAACTTCAACTCCTACGGCTCGCGCCGAGGCAACCACGAGGTCATGATCCGTGGCACGTTCGCCAACATCCGGCTGCGCAACCAGCTCCTTGACGGCGTGGAGGGCGGCTACACCCGCAACTTCCTCTCCGGCGAGCAGGAGACTATCTTCGACGCCGCGCAGGCATACCGCGAGGCGGGCGTTGCGCTGGTCGTGCTTGCCGGTAAGGAGTACGGCTCGGGCTCCTCGCGTGACTGGGCCGCGAAGGGCACCGCGCTACTGGGCGTCAAGGCCGTCATCGCCGAGTCGTTCGAGCGCATCCACCGCTCGAACCTCATCGGCATGGGCGTGCTCCCGCTACAGTTCCCGGCCGGTGAGAGCGCCGACTCGCTCGGCCTGACCGGCACGGAGGTCTTCTCCATCGAGGGTATCGACGAGCTCAACGAGGGCCGCACCCCGAAGACGGTGAAGGTCCGGGCCGACAAGGACGGCGAGACGATCGAGTTCGACGCCGTGGTGCGCATCGACACCCCCGGCGAAGCGGACTACTTCCGCAATGGCGGCATCCTGCAGTACGTGCTGCGTAATCTCGCGCGCTCCGCGTAA